A window from Ruficoccus amylovorans encodes these proteins:
- a CDS encoding PD-(D/E)XK nuclease family protein — MIRPADPDHRPPADVVAFPLRSSDGALAHVSPSSIRDYLQCSLRFYFKRVLGLPEPGSVSLHLGKAVHAGIQA, encoded by the coding sequence CCGACCACCGCCCCCCGGCGGATGTCGTGGCCTTCCCGCTGCGCTCCAGCGACGGGGCCTTGGCCCACGTCAGCCCCTCGTCCATCCGCGACTACCTGCAATGCTCACTGCGCTTCTACTTCAAGCGCGTGCTGGGCCTGCCGGAGCCGGGCAGCGTGAGCCTGCACCTGGGCAAGGCCGTCCACGCGGGCATCCAGGCCTA